From a single Alkalihalophilus pseudofirmus genomic region:
- a CDS encoding TIGR01440 family protein, with amino-acid sequence MAVVKEEINAQLTQVLHDLQAMMPLTHDHLLVIGTSTSEVAGEHIGSNGSRDIAAAIYDALSRFQDETGVKLAFQCCEHLNRALVIEGSTARERGYDAVSAIPIRAAGGAMATHAFSRMDNPVLVESIKADAGIDIGDTFIGMHLKEVAVPIRSQIKEIGHAHVTIAKTRPKLIGGIRANYSRTEEHE; translated from the coding sequence ATGGCGGTTGTAAAAGAAGAAATAAATGCTCAGCTTACGCAAGTATTACATGACTTACAGGCAATGATGCCTCTTACTCATGATCATCTTCTTGTTATTGGGACAAGCACGAGTGAAGTGGCAGGTGAACATATTGGGTCAAACGGATCACGGGACATTGCTGCGGCGATTTATGATGCACTCAGCCGTTTTCAAGATGAGACTGGAGTGAAGCTTGCTTTTCAATGCTGCGAGCACTTAAACCGGGCATTAGTCATTGAGGGATCAACGGCACGTGAACGCGGATATGATGCTGTTTCGGCGATTCCGATTCGAGCGGCCGGCGGGGCGATGGCAACGCATGCTTTTTCACGAATGGATAATCCTGTTCTTGTTGAATCGATTAAAGCGGATGCTGGAATTGATATCGGTGATACGTTTATTGGCATGCATTTAAAAGAAGTAGCTGTACCGATTCGCAGTCAAATTAAAGAAATCGGTCATGCGCATGTAACAATCGCTAAAACTCGTCCGAAGCTGATCGGAGGAATCCGAGCAAATTATTCGCGTACCGAAGAACATGAATAA